In the genome of Raphanus sativus cultivar WK10039 chromosome 9, ASM80110v3, whole genome shotgun sequence, the window TTGAGCTCTGGTCCGCCTTTCTTCTTCGGAGACGCGGTGGTTTGGAGGGAGAACGCGGCCGTCTGGGTTTTGGTGTGGTGAAGAGGGTCGTAGTGGTTAGCTTTTCCGGGAGGTGGGGGCTAAGTTAGCTCCACCGGCGCCGGCTCCAGTCGCTGCGTGGCGGAAGTTTCTTCTACTTCGCCGTCGTCAGCTCAAGTTGTCCGGGGCGTGAAGACGAAGCTTGTCTTACGCCGTCGGCTTTAAGGCTCATCGGTTTTAGTTAGTCAGGGTTGGGTTTCGGCTCGATTGGAAAAGGATTCTAGTTCCTTTGTCCAAGGTTTAATTGTCTCTTTGTCGGAAGAAAGCTCGGGTGTTGAAGCTCTTCGACAAAAGGTCAGGAAGTGTGTGAAGAAAAAAGTTTCGGTGGGGATTCGGAGGTGTATCGAGTTCCGGCGATGCTAGGGTTACGGTGGTCTGGTGCAGCGGTGCGAGGAGCATTGACGGTTGAGTCGAGGCGGAGCGACATCTGTCTTCTAGACGGTGCAGATCATGACACGCGTCCATATGGAAGCCTCCTCGATGTGTGCTGCTCTAACCGGCCGGGTTTGCAATGTGGGTTTGGAGCCTGTTTCATTGTAGTTGGACTTCGGCCATTTGTTTGTTTGCCATTTGGCTTGTGGGCTTTGGCTTTTTGTTGTTGATGTACTGGGCTTCGGCCGTTTGGGCTTGGCcttttctattaatataaatctagatggaaaaaaaagtgttgatataaatattttagagttatttttgggttcacccctagagtgaacctagaggttcacccaaccaataggaatcactcattttacaattgatatcttttaaaaaagaaacaaaatattgtcaagttatattatgtttttaaaataaataaaataaaaacaaataaaaataatagtagttacaaaaaataatttttaaaaaataattttttaacatcatcaaaaagaaaataaaccctaaaccctaaaccattgagtataccctaaacccttgggtatacactaaaccattggataatcttaaactctaaaccttaaattctagtatatgcaaaaaaaaattagatattttaacgccatcatcgaaatactaaaccctaaatcctaaactctaaaccctaaacccttgggtaaatcataaacacttggatagtcctaaattttaaatcaaaaacactaaacactaaaacaataaatcttaaaaatgctaaacccttaatcttaatccctaaactctttttaggattaaggatttggtatttttaagatttagtgtttaatgtttttagtttagagtttaggatttagtgttttgatgacggagttaaaatatttttaaattcttttttgcatatattactatttttatttatttttaacattttttatttaaaaacataatataacttgataatattttgttttcttttttaaaatatatcaattgtgaaatgagtgattcttattggttgggtgaacctctagatTCACTCTAAGGATGAACCAAAGAATAagtcaatattttatatttgagaaATTGCTAAAATTACTACATTTCTAATaccattttttatgttttttttttaagaacttgCATTAACATTTACAAAAGGGAGCACCAACTGCACAAGACACAGGTTGCTCGGACCACATACAGGCCCCATCCAAAAAATAACAAAGCAACAACCATTCTTTAAGTCAAGTATCGCCAAGTAGAAAGATATAGCCATTGTGGTAGGAGAGTATCGCTGCTCACGAGATAATATGTCCAACTTCAATCTGAGagtatttttatttccaaaatGACCACCTTGAGGGGGTTGCGATGCAGGGGCGAATGTaggatttttattatatggaagcaagtcatatataaatataaatataagtttaaacatgaattttaatagGGGCAAATAGTTAAATTTTAGGTTAAGTTACAAagaatttggaatttttataGGGCAAGTGCCACATTCTTGAGTCAAGTAGCACCGCCACTGTTGCGATGTTGCTAATCACATTAAACCTCATTTTGATCTATCTTATCTTCTCttcaaagatttttttcatGTTTATCTTAACCACATTAAACctcattttaaaaagataaataaacatatataaccatataattaactaatttacatttaggatttagagttggAAGAGTGGAGTTTTAGAACgtagggtttaggattttagtaaatatatagataaatatctaaaattataaatgaattttaagaaaaatagattCAAAGAAgaattttttgaatttgtaaaataaaatttgcaaaaaaaattgaaatttttttataaaaagtttgaatttgaaaagttataatgcgaaaacttaatatttttgttattaaaatattatattcatatatcCATAAagcaaagatataagagtttttgacatttttaatgaaaaatatatttttgtacatGATTGATAAcatttaatgatttaaaaataaataaaattaaagaaaataaatacgAGAATCCAACCAATCGGCCACCGATAGCTTTCTAATCGCAACTTGATTCTCTACCTTGCCAATTGCAATAACCGGATCCGACCCGGTCCTCAACACAGTATTTCTTTAATTCTTTCCATCCAACCTCTACCATTTTGTAGGGTTTTTCGAGAATCCATCAGTGGTGAAtcagaaaacaattttttttttttaaaacagattATTCGATAATGAAACAATAACAATATATTCCAAAAAGAGCCGAGAAATCAATTATTGTCTGAGAATCCATTGAACGTCGATCTTCCATGGATACTTCTGTAACGCAGACGACAAAGACTCTGCCTccggaagatgaagaagaagatgatgagtgGGGTAAGTTAATTCTCTTACTCTGAGAATCGATTCAATTGCATTTGTGTTTATCTCAAAATTGACTCATGTGATCGTATAATCTCCCACGTGTTCTTGATTCAATCTTCAAATTTTGAAACCCTAAATTCCATTTTATTGGAGTCttcatcagaaaaaaaaaaatctatgctTTGTGACTCACAGAGCATTGTTCCAATCTCTGCATCATCTTGTTCAATTGCAAACTTGTTGAATCGatcatttgatttgatttgggtACAGACACTGATGGGTTTGTGCTTCCAAGCTTGGAGACTGAACAAGAAAATGTTAATGATTCACAAGTTGATACATCTTCTCCTGAAGTCAGTGTTTGGTTTCTCTtctgtatattaaaaatagatcAATAGAGGAGTTGTTTCAGTTTCAATGATATTTACCTCTTGTTCTATGTTTTTGTAGATTATTAAAGCTGAAGAAAGCATCTACCTAGGACCACATGGAGGAGCTCCTCCCTCGCAGCTACAAGACGGTAACCCGTCGAGCAGGAAGCAGCGGTTTAAGCAGAAGCTCAAGGAAGCGGACCAGAAAATGAATGTGTCTGGTCGAGAAAACAAAGTGGCCAACCTAAGAGAGCTTGTAGGCGGCGTTGAGAAAGGAACTGATGTGTCAAAAGGTGTTTCAAGAGACTGGCTTGACCCACATTGCCATGAGTCTCTGTTCGAGAAACGTCAACAACTGTAACGCctccttttttctcttttgtaatCGTTTTGTATCAATACCCAGAGATCTCAATGCAATAAAAACAATCATCATATTATCAAACAAACATGAGACCAATAGCAAGATTCAGTTTGCTTAGACAACGTATACGTGTATATCCATATGTATATTATACACTCAAGACATCACAAAACAGTCATAGAGATGGCATTACAGTATAAACACACATACAGAAACAAATAACACTTCCAAAAGAAAACTGTTCACTCTCTTTTACTTCTTGTAGTTGTGTGCAGGTATAATAACTTAAATGAATGCTGCTTACCTTTGGATCTGAGCTAGAACGATGTCAGAATTGGTCAGGTTTCCAGATTCATCATAATCAAGTTGCTCAAACTCTTCCATGATCCCAGATATATCTTTCTCATCTATCTTCCCCATTTCTTTCAGCTTATATACAATAAACTCTGCAGCTctgaaacacacacaaaaaaagacaaagattagcagaagaagaagaagaagataacagAAGAGAGAAACAAAGTCTGAGAATGTCTCACTCGACAACTCTATCTTCATCAAGATCAGCAGCTTCAAGATCATTGTTTGTGATCCTCCTTGTCAAAACCCATTTCACCAACTCTCTCTGTTTGGTTTCTGCATTTAACTCAGCTACATAGAGTAAAAACTGAGCCAAACATATAGTACTCGTCAAGATCCAAAACACAGCGAAAAGGCGTCCGGTTCCAGAGTTAAAGCTTTTGTCTCCATAACCCAACGTAGTAACCGTGGAGCATACACAGTAGAAAGCCTCAATAACCGGCATTTTCTCAAACGTTACAAGGAAAACAGTACCAGCAAGGACGAGGACTACAAAGACAATGAACGTGACGTAGCATTTGTATCTCATCTTGTTAGTTTGCAACTCCTTGAGAATGTCTAGTGGACCGGAGCTTTGACGCAAATGGAAAGCCCTGACCAGCAAAGTCTCTTGCTTCTCCACTAGATAATCCGCTGCTCGGCTTAAAAGGTGACCCACGAGGACCATTCCTGAGAAGACAAAGGCACAAGCGAGTAGTCTAGATGCAGAGCTACTAGGGACAAGGTCACCGTATCCAACGGTTGTCATCGTTACAACACAGAAGTAGACAGCATCCAACACACCGTTGGTCTTGTGACCGGAGATCTGGTTTCTGACGAGGTAGAAACAGAGAGTTCCGATGATTAGATATAGAGCCAAGAACATGATCACTCGCCTGAGGTTCGGGTTTAGATCCCTGAACAGTTGACTTGGATGAAGAGGGGGTTCGTCGGTTTTGACATGGTTATCGTCGTAGGTACAATCACCACGAGGAGCGCTTCTTGAGCGACGCAGTCTTCTTTTGCTTGAAGAGGTTCTTGATTTTGTGTTGAAGTCTTGAGTCACGGGATCTATCTGATCCTTAGGTAACAAGGGCTCACGAGCTGAATCGGCACTTGATGACATTCTATAAACCAAACCAGGTGATCAAGAAACCTGGAGATCAATCAAATCTTTGTCGGTTACCGAGTTTAGAGACACGATGACAACAATAATCATTCATGGAGATAGAATACTTAAGCTGTAAAACAGCCTTGACCAAGCAGCAAAGAAAGGATAAGTTGTTTGGGAAGAGACAAGATGACAGTAAACAGAAATTTTCAACGAAGACTTACCAGTATATCAGTAAGCGATTTGCTTGGATCTCACAACAATCGTTCTTTGGTGATGTTACCACTTCACACAGAATTCTGTTTCTTGTCATACCGGTATTTATAATGGTTGTCATTTCAAACCTTTTTTTACTCAACATCAACTTTTGTTAACCCATTTATGAACACGTTATTATGACCATACGAGTTTTCGACCAAACGTATAAACAATGAGAACTAGTAGCACCTGGAATCACTGAGTTGGATCCTAAACTACCTAATCAAATCGCTGTAACTTTCACTATAACGAACCTAATTCATTTCACGACTCGAGATCAACTTTCTTACTTGTTACATTAGGTAAAAGTATGCCTCAAATgagattttgataaaataattattacattaATAAGTTTCttctaaaaactttaaataataacaaatatatttaaatgattttatcaaataaaatcataaaaatatttacttttatcaaTACAAATATCATAcatatttctaaaattctaattttaaatatttctaaattttatatgataaaacgtttaatttaaaagatatgatatatatatatatatatattaacttgaATCTATTAATTGAAACTTTTTTACTCATATGACTTTGTGATCATTTATATCTtgtcataacaaaaaaaaaaaaactattaattacaaaattacttttaattttttaataatttataattactttaaaaattcaatataatatatactaatttttaaattttgttatatgGTGTTTTTCTAACTtgctttaataataaaaataaagatagatTTACCCAAATTatcatcaaattttattattaacaatcattaatttctatatttttattgtattaaattattctgaattttttttaaatgaaagaatgaataataatgttatttaataaataatatagtatatGGTTAGGTGGCTGAATCTATTTATCTAGGAATTATTTTAGTAATGATAATGACATAGTCTGCATGTTATAATACTTTTCAATTAAGTATATCAGAGATTACATTCGCATTTTCTATATTCTTctaataatttgatatttattcaacttttataattttgtttagtaacattaaaaaattagaaagtcAAATAAATTTGTCTCTTACATGCCCGCGTCATGCGTAATCTACAGCATattgtaattaattttctttgttCATTTCACTATCTCGTTATTAATTTTACAACTAACCATTTCCAATTATTAATATGTCATTTGATAGCATATTGCTGTACCATGACTTAGCCAACTCAATTCCGTCCATATCAAAATGTTTACcctaatataatttcatatctAAAGGGactttactttttttatttagtatctactccaaaattgaataaaataagAGGCTGCCGGAACAACATCTTGATCGTAGTCTTTTAAAAgaattctcaaataataataagcaaaaaataatactacaataatatataaatattttcaaacttacgtacttatatattattttagagttactttaatatttatatcactttattatatttatttattgaaaagACCAGGAATGTAGTTTGAATTTGAGTTTGgctactaatttttattttaaccatTGTAAGTTCTGATAACTAGTCCAGGAAAATATAAGATAAACTCCAGACTGAATATATCTCCGTAAAACAACAATTAAGACAGGTTTGTTGTtccttatttttcttttgctaaattGCTAATTTTGTGCTTAAGTGGTCAGGAATGTTGTTCCTTAGTTGATTTGGAGTTACAAATACATACTGTGTAGTTAAACAATTCAGCTTAACTATTGCGCTAAAATCCACGTCCATGATGTAAcatattttctcaaatttaGTTTAATTCACATTGTCGTTTGTATCAGTgaccacaaaaatattaataacaagAACTTGTTGTAGTCCATTAAACTAATCCACGTTTTTCTAACACTAATCCGCGTTTAGACCGatttaaaaatagataattaGATTATCATAAGTCTTCGACAGATCACATTTTAGAATGTAATATATgaaactataatattattaattaatgtaCTCATGGTGATACATATGTAAATTACATGCTTCATAATATGATCGGACATTGGTGAAGAGAGAGATTTagataatcaaacaccaaataTAAATAGCCTCTAAAGCTGATCAGGCCAGAGAAATGATTCAATAGCGAAGACCCTCTTGTCTTCAAGAGATCCTTCGAAGGAGATTCCATATTGTTTGAGGAGCAAGTCAAGGCTGAGATCATCCATGGCTTCATAATCAGACTTGGAGTATCTAGGGTAGTGAAGAGGAACTTGAAACCCACTTGGAAATTCCTCTTTCTCGATCATCTTTATTTTGTTGTGGGTGTTTACGAAGTTGCTGGTTCGATCGATTTGGTTTGAGCAGCCAAACATTTGAGTGAAAGCCGGAGGTAATAGGCATTTCATTCCCATTGTGTCTGGTTGGTTTTAAGTGTTTACAAGTGGTTAtagtaagaagaagaagctcaaacTCAAAGGGAAGCTTGGAGAATTGGTTATAGTAAGACGGCCAAAGAGACTTTGTATTTATACAGATATTAAAGTCCCCGTGGCTGTACTAGCATCGACCAATGTTTGGAGTGTAATGTATATTGTGGCTTGGTGTGCAAGGAGAATGAAGAAAAAGTAGGCGAACGTATTTAATATACACATATTAAAGAGGGAGGCCCCTTTTCAATTAAGACAATCGAATTATTTGGAGCCATTCATATGAGTTTCATGTTTCTGTGGTCGTCGTGATGATGTGTCTGGCTTTACAACATTACAATTGAAAATATCTGTCCTTTTTAAGCTATGATCATgggatttattcaacttttagGTTTACGCTgcatatatctaaaataaaacagagtATAGTCACCTAATTTGTCGTCAAACTCACAACTattatgagaaaaaaataactaatttgATGCTTAAAAGTAATTAGTGAAATTATGTCTATAAAATAACCGTGTAGTTAATATTTTAGTGAAATTACTTAACCAGTTACGTTACCAATTCAGCATATGAGCATGCCAAACCCTCGttgtttgttttcaatttgTGTGAGAATTTCAGGGTACGAGATAGATTCGTCCAAAGCAGTCTCGGTTTGTGTAAGAAAATAACATATACTTACAAGAGTGGAAAGaagaaatatatgaattcaaCATTAAATCCAGTGAATAATAAACACCTGCCTTATTCAGATGATGTCAAAAGTAGGTACAATTTGTGAATCACTCGGAGTGTATTGATCAAAACGTTTTCAAGGTTTAAGTAAAAaccataagaaaaaaaaatcagaaaaaagcAACCTTTTGATTTCATTTTGGATCGTCAAAGTTGAAGAATTCAATCTCCACATAAAAAGTTAACCATCAGCTTGAAGAGTCTTCTGCAGGCAAATCGAAACAACCATCGGACCAGCCAAGTCCCCCAACGCGCAGcctaaattatataaaaaaccaTACACATCAACAACCATTGttccaagcaaaaaaaaaatcggagTTATTAGTTAATGTCTTACCGATCCATTGCCCCGTGGAGGGACGCATGAGGCAAGAACAGATACCAGCTCCAATGGCAGCAAATACTAAAGAAGCACCACATCTTACTGTGATACCCACAACTTTGTTTCCAAGATCCTTGGCTTGCTCTGCTATCTCGACCtgttcctcctcttcttcttcgggTTTGGGTTTTACATTCCGGACCACACATCTGTAGATTTCTATGCCTACTTGAACTGTCCATGATGCTGCAATTCCGAGGAAGTGTCCTGCGTAAAATAAATCCAATGACCAAACCATATATGTTAGAAAGTTATGGTAAAACTAAACAATGGGTGATCTTAAGACAGAACAAGCTTTTGATGGAAGGGTCACGGGTCCAAAGTATCTGTTACCACCATACCTCTTAGAGTTGTCTGACTGACTTTATAGATGTATAAATGTGTAGGCCACCCTCTCCCAGCCTTGCGTAAAGTAGACTGAGGCACatctgcatatatatatatatatatatatatatatttatcagtTTTACTCACCGAGCTAATATGTTATACATTTTGGATTAGAATAACAAGTTTTGTTGTTGGGGGAAAGCAAAATAATAGAAGATGAGGTTTACCCTTTAGAAGTTTCCATGCCATACGCTGTGAGACATAACTAATAGCCAGCCTTTCGAGGACTCTCCTAGTTGTCACAACTGTGGTCTATATAGATCTCATATATATAAACCCCGAAATCAGCAGTTTAAATCACGATACAAACAAGAGAAAGATCTGTAACCATACTAACCTCGCGGGCGATCTGCTTGACTGACTTTTTAAGAGGAACAATCAGGTCTTTCCGGCGTTCTTCTTCCGCATCATTGTTTAGGAAATCATCATCCGGTTTAGGCTCCAGAAGAGGTAGATAAAACATGAGGAGAGATCTAACTGTGGTCATCGTAAGTGCCCTGAACTCGAAGGCCGAGAAGAGTGGTTTTGGTTGGATATTGTAAACCTTGGAGCTAGGAACGTATGTAGGCGTTTCAAACTGGAAAGCATCCGCAGACATCTTTCGTATAGCGGCGAGGTAATCATCATCTATCGCAGCTGGTGCCGCAGCATCACAATACGCAACTCGAGGCTCAAAAGAACTGTATAtaacataaaacaaatatttgaatCATTGATAGGTTGAAACAACAAGACAATGAACAGCTGGATAAGAGTGCTGTTTCAGCTCAATCAAAACGAAAATAAATCTAGGCTTTAGATTAACGCTAATCTCATAAACGATTCTGCTTAACAATCCAATCATCTTATCCATCATGATCCAGTCAATAGAAATCGAAACAGAGCATCAATATTCAATACAAAATACATACCCGAAGAGAAACCTAGAGGCGAAAGGAGCAGTGGCGAAAGCAGATACGGCGGCGGCGGAAGACAGAGACGACTGTGAGTGGAAAGTGTGCTTGTTATGAGATTTCTTGAATAGATCTAAAACTATAGCTATTCCCGCCATTACTACAAAAGGTTAAATGATTCTCCCGATGGCTCTCGATCAGTAAAAAAGAAGATGACGATgacgatgaagaagaaaagagtaaATCTACGCTTGCTTATAGAGTAATCAACTAGTTGTAGATTTTCTAATCcatttaaaaagaataattttcTCGAGAAAATAAAAACAGCTTATAAACGGGCAGCCAAAG includes:
- the LOC108826326 gene encoding uncharacterized protein LOC108826326 encodes the protein MGMKCLLPPAFTQMFGCSNQIDRTSNFVNTHNKIKMIEKEEFPSGFQVPLHYPRYSKSDYEAMDDLSLDLLLKQYGISFEGSLEDKRVFAIESFLWPDQL
- the LOC108828559 gene encoding two-pore potassium channel 1 codes for the protein MSSSADSAREPLLPKDQIDPVTQDFNTKSRTSSSKRRLRRSRSAPRGDCTYDDNHVKTDEPPLHPSQLFRDLNPNLRRVIMFLALYLIIGTLCFYLVRNQISGHKTNGVLDAVYFCVVTMTTVGYGDLVPSSSASRLLACAFVFSGMVLVGHLLSRAADYLVEKQETLLVRAFHLRQSSGPLDILKELQTNKMRYKCYVTFIVFVVLVLAGTVFLVTFEKMPVIEAFYCVCSTVTTLGYGDKSFNSGTGRLFAVFWILTSTICLAQFLLYVAELNAETKQRELVKWVLTRRITNNDLEAADLDEDRVVEAAEFIVYKLKEMGKIDEKDISGIMEEFEQLDYDESGNLTNSDIVLAQIQR
- the LOC108828560 gene encoding uncharacterized protein LOC108828560 — translated: MDTSVTQTTKTLPPEDEEEDDEWDTDGFVLPSLETEQENVNDSQVDTSSPEIIKAEESIYLGPHGGAPPSQLQDGNPSSRKQRFKQKLKEADQKMNVSGRENKVANLRELVGGVEKGTDVSKGVSRDWLDPHCHESLFEKRQQL
- the LOC108823907 gene encoding uncharacterized protein LOC108823907, translating into MAGIAIVLDLFKKSHNKHTFHSQSSLSSAAAVSAFATAPFASRFLFGSFEPRVAYCDAAAPAAIDDDYLAAIRKMSADAFQFETPTYVPSSKVYNIQPKPLFSAFEFRALTMTTVRSLLMFYLPLLEPKPDDDFLNNDAEEERRKDLIVPLKKSVKQIARETTVVTTRRVLERLAISYVSQRMAWKLLKDVPQSTLRKAGRGWPTHLYIYKVSQTTLRGHFLGIAASWTVQVGIEIYRCVVRNVKPKPEEEEEEQVEIAEQAKDLGNKVVGITVRCGASLVFAAIGAGICSCLMRPSTGQWIGCALGDLAGPMVVSICLQKTLQADG